Genomic segment of Capsicum annuum cultivar UCD-10X-F1 unplaced genomic scaffold, UCD10Xv1.1 ctg75927, whole genome shotgun sequence:
TCCACGGCGGTCTGGTTGTTGATGTACACATCAAAGATCAAATTGTTAAGCGAAGCACTAACAATGTCACAGAAATGCATCCTTATGAAGTAAGTGAACCCACGCGCAACTTGAAATGCCCATGTAATGTTAAACTTCTGATCCACTACTCTGGCATCGGCCATTTCTTGAGCAGTGGCATAAACCCAATTCGGTGCAATATCAACCGACTCTCCCGCAGGATACTTGACTGATTTTGGATCCTTGGTCACGTTCCGAGCACTACCAGGGTTAACAAGAAACAAATGATCTGAATTCCACATCCTCCACAAAGTATCATTTCTTGGTGTCAACTTTGGACCTCCCATATTCACTCTATATACCGTCTCTAAAGCAACCGATGACGGGATAACAAAACCAGGCCCCATAGGAATCGGGACAACGCTGAAATCAAACTGACCCTCAGGCATAGAAACCACTTCTATCCCATTGATAAATGCAACCGAGCCACTAGCCGGAGACAATGTAAGTACTAAATTACCCGAACTACTCGATCCACCTATTTCGACTACATATTCCTTCAACAAAGGTTCCTTTTTTCCCAATCTTGAAAACGAGAAATCACGAAGCAATGTAATCCCATTTGCCAGAACAGAAAAAACAGCTGATTTTAGGTTGTGCTGGTTATTCTTAACAGCGTAAAAATGCAACCTTAACCAATGTCGACCAATTTGCTTCGTACTAATAGTGTACACAGAACTTTTAGTGAACACTCTAGCAGAGTTATGAAGTTCAGACAACAAACCATTTTCATTATT
This window contains:
- the LOC124885450 gene encoding receptor-like protein kinase THESEUS 1 — its product is MVSLKGLFLFSASIVCFLSFLSFGFASFTPIDCFLISCGSSKSIQVEDGRVFEPDFGDSDVGLSTNSLISVSNNENGLLSELHNSARVFTKSSVYTISTKQIGRHWLRLHFYAVKNNQHNLKSAVFSVLANGITLLRDFSFSRLGKKEPLLKEYVVEIGGSSSSGNLVLTLSPASGSVAFINGIEVVSMPEGQFDFSVVPIPMGPGFVIPSSVALETVYRVNMGGPKLTPRNDTLWRMWNSDHLFLVNPGSARNVTKDPKSVKYPAGESVDIAPNWVYATAQEMADARVVDQKFNITWAFQVARGFTYFIRMHFCDIVSASLNNLIFDVYINNQT